In Saccharicrinis fermentans DSM 9555 = JCM 21142, a genomic segment contains:
- a CDS encoding PKD domain-containing protein produces the protein MLTHKSTYLITLALVAILNISVYSQEINIVNLETNSASKNDFAPFVKDSILYFTTNRKHELIKTYLNRDNEWVYRLYKSDILPNEAQAKETPLQNPQLSKLNTASICWSADTSTIVITQNQYSTVKRSKGRQNLLGIFFITNKKGEWSRPSAFKYNSRRNYSNVHPTITPDGKTIYFVSDKPGGIGKADIYESSLVNGEWTEPVNLGRKVNTEGNEVFPFYHSSGKLYFSSEGHNSTGKLDIFYTSKNNGVWSAPIKLEYPINTESNDFSCYIYDSQTEGYFASDRTGNADIFKFNDTYPKFPDASPQIEDNFCFTLFENGPYVSDTLPYKYKWNFGDGATANGLEVDHCFPGPGKYLVELNVVDTLANKDLYTVASYEVNLERTPQIYITAPDTVNIGTSFQLSTDISTLQDFVPTQYFWDFGDGNKAKGVTIHHIFRKKGIYTITCGAISKLDPTDKRSSTRQIVVIE, from the coding sequence GTGCATCAAAAAATGATTTTGCCCCTTTCGTAAAAGATTCCATACTATATTTCACTACAAACAGAAAACACGAACTAATAAAAACCTACCTCAACCGAGATAATGAGTGGGTTTATCGCTTATACAAATCAGATATTTTACCCAACGAAGCACAAGCGAAGGAGACACCCCTTCAAAACCCTCAGCTTTCTAAGCTAAATACCGCTTCCATCTGCTGGTCAGCTGATACCTCAACAATTGTAATTACACAAAACCAATACAGCACCGTTAAACGGAGTAAAGGAAGACAAAATCTTTTGGGCATATTCTTCATCACCAATAAAAAGGGTGAATGGAGCAGACCTTCCGCATTCAAATATAATTCCCGAAGGAACTATTCCAATGTACACCCCACCATCACACCCGACGGAAAAACCATCTATTTTGTTTCAGACAAACCAGGTGGGATTGGGAAGGCAGATATATATGAATCATCTTTGGTAAACGGAGAATGGACCGAACCTGTGAATTTGGGCAGAAAAGTCAATACAGAAGGAAACGAAGTTTTTCCCTTTTATCATTCGTCGGGCAAGCTATATTTTTCTTCAGAAGGGCACAACAGCACGGGCAAGCTAGATATCTTTTACACTTCCAAGAACAATGGCGTCTGGAGTGCACCAATAAAATTGGAATATCCCATCAACACTGAGAGCAACGATTTTTCATGCTACATCTACGATTCCCAGACCGAAGGCTATTTTGCATCCGACCGCACAGGAAATGCAGATATTTTCAAATTTAATGACACCTATCCTAAGTTTCCGGATGCAAGTCCGCAAATTGAAGACAACTTTTGTTTTACCTTATTCGAAAATGGCCCCTACGTTTCAGATACCTTGCCTTACAAATACAAATGGAATTTTGGAGATGGAGCAACAGCAAACGGGCTCGAAGTGGACCATTGCTTTCCAGGACCCGGAAAATACCTGGTAGAATTAAACGTAGTTGACACACTGGCCAACAAAGACCTATACACCGTTGCAAGCTACGAAGTAAACCTAGAACGCACCCCTCAAATATACATTACAGCTCCAGATACGGTCAATATTGGCACCTCTTTTCAGCTTAGCACAGATATATCAACACTCCAAGATTTCGTTCCTACGCAATATTTTTGGGACTTTGGAGACGGTAATAAAGCCAAAGGTGTAACTATTCATCATATTTTTCGAAAAAAGGGTATATACACAATTACTTGTGGTGCCATTTCAAAACTTGACCCTACAGATAAACGAAGTTCAACACGACAGATTGTTGTCATAGAATAA
- a CDS encoding two-component regulator propeller domain-containing protein, with product MTYSVKRLTTLLIIIVLYSCSNHATAQSFNFKNFDSDMGLPQNFVYCLAQDHNGYLWIGTGEGLVRYDGIHFKTYTQRDSLSSDFIYSLFVDLDGIL from the coding sequence ATGACATACAGCGTTAAAAGGTTAACAACCCTACTAATTATCATTGTGCTATACAGTTGCAGCAATCACGCTACAGCTCAATCATTCAACTTTAAAAATTTTGATTCAGACATGGGTCTGCCGCAAAACTTTGTGTATTGCTTGGCACAGGATCACAATGGCTACCTTTGGATAGGCACCGGCGAAGGTTTGGTGAGGTACGACGGTATCCACTTCAAGACCTATACACAAAGAGACTCTTTGTCTTCAGACTTTATTTACTCTTTATTTGTAGACCTGGATGGAATACTATAG
- a CDS encoding SpoIIE family protein phosphatase gives MGNIWATVQNNGLLKINKQKNVTPYFQADIFEDKLYYSIESVDPFNFLMGTSEGLMHLKLNQNAEITSVHEIGNIPPAKINTIVKRRAIEGEYWIATEDEGFYLFRYDEQTAKHYANNNLCIKFNIEYENILDIYEEKDGNLLLATWGNGVIKLFLDAATQSFTESFKFTTENGLNHDFIRAIIGDREDNYWFATYGGGVSVLLSDYFIHYDLESIGFKQSKAKSVMATHSNLWIGLDNGILHTDPFCFTDHEYYDKALGIPNDEITGFEYDSDSTFWVASFESGLYFRKKGDLRFKKYPYTKGVSEPKINDMAIVNRDILLATTSGFYRINPTTPKTTLLTTENQLPHNNINFVFIDDQQQIWIGPKSSGICLLDSTSIEVHRLSKSPLDVSGMTTDSKGNFWLSTIGKGVLKYNQDTLMAIDISDGLTKNYCYDIVCDKNDRLWIAHQPGISTIDLNTKQIRTFGFKEDMGGDFYDIWKDKEENIWFASSNGIIKYFPDRDKKNTVPPKINLNKANVSGINYPLNKPIQLPYPYNRRYAKFRFDFTGISFKDPLGVSYQYKLIRNDNEESQWIDLGTTNFKEYEFLPDGKYDLKIRAFNADGVPNNNPLSIRIEIAEPIWKKWWFYLVLISLLGLIFYWIIKIRERKLRMQKEALQREVNSQTIVLREQKDEIQRKNKDITASINYAKRIQSSILPPVNELKNSFAQSFIFFAPRDIVSGDFYWFSKNKNKFLLCCADCTGHGVPGAFMSMIGTTLLNDINKTEKVQSPADILEKLDSNIKVLLQKENSENAKDGMDISVIEIDVNTHKVRIASAKRPVFVYINNELSIYNGTRRSIGDDALTQKSKFLNYEYNCSKGDSIYLFSDGYTDQFGGPKGKKIMKVGVKNLLEEIRKKPMDSQGKIIKEYFNNWKGDLEQIDDVLFMGIKL, from the coding sequence ATGGGCAACATATGGGCAACCGTACAAAATAACGGCTTATTAAAGATCAACAAACAAAAGAATGTAACACCATATTTTCAAGCGGATATATTTGAGGATAAACTCTATTACTCAATAGAGTCCGTTGATCCATTCAACTTTTTAATGGGCACCTCTGAAGGTCTGATGCATTTGAAACTGAATCAGAATGCAGAGATCACTTCTGTACATGAAATAGGAAATATTCCACCAGCTAAAATAAATACCATCGTAAAACGAAGAGCCATAGAAGGAGAATACTGGATAGCTACCGAGGACGAAGGTTTCTACTTATTTCGCTATGATGAGCAAACAGCCAAACATTATGCCAACAACAACCTATGCATTAAATTTAATATAGAATACGAAAATATATTAGATATTTACGAAGAAAAAGATGGCAATCTACTACTTGCCACCTGGGGGAACGGGGTTATCAAATTATTTTTAGATGCTGCAACACAAAGCTTCACCGAATCATTTAAATTCACCACTGAAAATGGCTTGAACCACGACTTCATTAGGGCCATCATAGGTGACCGAGAAGATAACTATTGGTTTGCCACCTACGGAGGCGGTGTTTCTGTATTACTCAGCGACTATTTTATCCATTATGACTTGGAGAGTATTGGCTTTAAACAAAGCAAGGCTAAATCAGTCATGGCCACCCATTCCAACCTATGGATAGGACTGGACAATGGCATATTGCACACCGATCCATTTTGTTTCACGGACCATGAATACTATGACAAAGCACTGGGAATACCCAACGACGAGATTACTGGCTTTGAATATGATTCAGATAGCACCTTTTGGGTAGCATCCTTTGAATCCGGGTTATACTTCAGAAAAAAAGGAGATTTAAGATTTAAAAAATATCCATACACCAAAGGAGTGAGCGAGCCAAAGATCAATGATATGGCTATTGTTAACCGAGATATTTTACTGGCAACCACTTCCGGTTTCTATCGCATAAACCCAACAACACCCAAAACAACCTTGTTAACCACTGAAAATCAACTACCACACAACAATATTAATTTCGTATTCATTGACGATCAACAACAAATATGGATAGGACCCAAATCCAGTGGCATCTGCCTACTGGACAGCACAAGCATTGAAGTTCACAGACTTTCTAAATCACCATTGGATGTTTCAGGTATGACCACAGACTCCAAAGGGAACTTTTGGTTGTCGACCATTGGTAAGGGAGTATTAAAGTACAATCAAGACACTTTGATGGCCATCGATATTTCAGATGGACTTACCAAAAACTACTGCTACGATATTGTATGTGACAAAAATGACAGACTCTGGATTGCACACCAACCAGGTATCAGTACCATCGACCTAAACACAAAACAAATCAGAACCTTTGGCTTTAAAGAAGACATGGGCGGTGATTTTTATGATATATGGAAAGATAAAGAAGAAAACATATGGTTTGCATCCAGTAATGGTATCATTAAATACTTTCCGGACAGAGACAAGAAAAATACGGTTCCGCCTAAAATTAACCTCAATAAAGCAAATGTATCTGGTATCAATTACCCCTTGAACAAACCCATTCAGCTGCCATATCCTTACAATAGGAGGTATGCTAAATTCAGATTTGATTTCACTGGCATCAGCTTTAAGGACCCCCTAGGCGTGAGCTACCAATACAAATTAATTAGAAATGACAACGAGGAATCCCAATGGATCGACCTAGGAACCACTAATTTTAAGGAATACGAATTTTTGCCTGACGGTAAATACGACTTAAAAATTCGCGCATTTAATGCCGATGGTGTACCCAACAATAACCCTCTGTCAATTAGAATAGAAATTGCTGAACCCATATGGAAAAAATGGTGGTTTTACCTCGTTTTAATCTCTCTACTGGGGTTAATATTCTATTGGATTATCAAAATCAGGGAACGAAAGTTAAGGATGCAAAAAGAGGCATTACAACGAGAAGTAAATTCACAAACCATAGTTCTGCGAGAACAAAAAGATGAAATACAGCGTAAAAATAAAGACATTACAGCTAGCATTAATTACGCCAAGCGTATTCAAAGCTCTATCCTACCACCGGTGAACGAACTAAAAAATTCCTTTGCTCAATCATTCATATTCTTTGCTCCTAGAGATATTGTAAGTGGTGACTTTTATTGGTTTAGCAAGAATAAAAATAAATTCTTATTATGCTGCGCTGATTGCACCGGACATGGTGTTCCCGGCGCTTTCATGTCAATGATTGGAACTACCTTACTCAACGATATTAACAAAACAGAAAAAGTACAATCTCCCGCTGATATTCTTGAAAAACTAGATAGCAACATTAAAGTATTACTTCAAAAAGAAAATAGTGAGAATGCTAAAGACGGAATGGACATCTCGGTGATTGAGATTGATGTAAACACCCACAAAGTGAGAATCGCCTCTGCCAAGCGACCTGTATTTGTATATATCAACAATGAACTATCCATATACAACGGAACAAGGAGAAGCATAGGCGATGATGCACTTACTCAAAAATCTAAATTCTTAAATTACGAATACAATTGTTCCAAAGGAGACTCCATTTACTTGTTCTCAGATGGCTATACCGACCAATTTGGAGGTCCCAAAGGCAAAAAAATAATGAAGGTAGGTGTCAAGAACCTACTGGAAGAAATACGTAAAAAACCAATGGACAGTCAAGGTAAAATTATTAAAGAATATTTTAATAATTGGAAAGGAGACCTGGAACAAATAGACGACGTATTATTCATGGGGATAAAACTCTAA